In the Daphnia pulicaria isolate SC F1-1A chromosome 2, SC_F0-13Bv2, whole genome shotgun sequence genome, one interval contains:
- the LOC124326201 gene encoding lactosylceramide 1,3-N-acetyl-beta-D-glucosaminyltransferase-like has translation MRRTKEIAMEVKIVELQKQMNNCQEEKKILATLIETQNNLVRHVNETLTNQTKLLEQEKNQTEQLIHNISRENNNRKNLTSNVTVIERDFFNYMAVSLQKTPYPGVDNYTRYAVARLGLLSLTGIEPLKPEYGPVINNVTSLRYPIAVPACQQTSANRTINQKQQSVFFAVISATGNFDKRNGIRQTWRTHLSNASYHNSSMVVAGFAFILGLTGSNETQIKIEEENKTHGDLIQIEMADFYRNLSLKVAGLFNWLYRHCHQRFDFLFKVDDDVYVNIRNLAQFVRFHNRSIQSIYGTSAGNLFPARDGKWDMSVEEWPWNDYPRYFYGNGVLFPGETILPFLAAFQTTPFHPIDDLYFSGICTEKAGVKIRWSTYRTSVFAYGLHAIPHPCDVRLTISWLTESGTHMNNSHLATEDFYHNRTQCVVAGSNGTNTTVDHNEPVHFYFE, from the exons ATGAGACGCACGAAAGAAATTGCGATGGAAGTTAAAATCGTGGAATTGCAGAAACAGATGAATAATTgtcaagaagagaagaaaatcctGGCCACTTTGATAGAAACGCAAAACAATTTAGTTCGGCACGTCAACGAGACGTTGACTAAccaaacgaaattgttggaacaggaaaagaatcaaacaGAACAACTCATCCACAATATCAGCAGGGAGAATAATAACAGGAAAAACTTGACATCTAACGTGACAGTAATAGAACGGGATTTCTTTAATTATATGGCCGTTTCTTTGCAAAAAACGCCCTACCCTGGAGTGGACAACTACACCCGGTACGCGGTGGCCCGTCTTGGGCTGCTTTCTTTAACCGGAATCGAGCCGCTCAAGCCGGAATACGGTCCCGTGATTAATAACGTCACTTCACTCCGCTACCCTATCGCCGTTCCCGCGTGTCAGCAGACTTCCGCCAACAGAACCATCAATCAAAAGCAGCAAAGTGTTTTCTTCGCCGTCATTTCGGCCACCGGCAATTTCGACAAGCGAAATGGAATCCGGCAGACGTGGCGAACTCATCTCAGCAACGCGTCCTACCACAACAGTTCAATGGTCGTGGCCGGTTTCGCCTTCATTTTGGGGTTGACGGGCAGTAACGAGACCCAAATCAAAATCGAAGAGGAGAACAAAACCCACGGCGACCTGATTCAGATTGAAATGGCCGATTTCTACCGGAATCTATCCCTCAAAGTGGCCGGACTCTTCAACTGGTTGTACAGGCACTGCCACCAGCGATTCGATTTCCTTTTCAAAGTGGACGACGACGTCTATGTCAACATTCGCAATTTGGCCCAGTTCGTCCGTTTCCACAATCGGTCCATTCAGAGCATTTACGGCACTTCAGCTGGCAACTTGTTTCCTGCCCGAG aTGGCAAATGGGATATGTCGGTGGAAGAGTGGCCATGGAATGATTACCCTCGTTATTTCTATGGTAACGGTGTCTTATTTCCCGGTGAGACCATCCTCCCGTTTCTGGCCGCCTTCCAGACCACTCCATTTCATCCCATCGACGATTTGTACTTCAGCGGTATCTGCACAGAAAAGGCCGGCGTCAAGATCCGTTGGTCTACATATCGTACTAG tgtCTTCGCGTATGGGCTGCATGCCATTCCCCATCCATGTGATGTGCGCCTGACCATTTCTTGGTTGACGGAGTCGGGCACTCATATGAACAACTCGCATTTGGCCACCGAAGATTTCTACCACAACAGGACCCAATGTGTAGTCGCCGGATCCAACGGAACCAACACGACAGTCGACCACAACGAGCCCGTCCACTTttactttgaataa